From the Malus domestica chromosome 17, GDT2T_hap1 genome, one window contains:
- the LOC103414398 gene encoding DEAD-box ATP-dependent RNA helicase 20-like isoform X1, with translation MAKRSDDPNSYRCGTKRSRLDAVGGGATGGCRRSARLAQHYDADAAQGTAAGVNESRRQRRKITAQGTAAEVKQSRRQWRKIAAQGGTPDTQDHHKMEITTDGTSYTPEDVEEYRLRRGIRVVGWDDIPNPIRTFDDTGFPQNVIQEFSKAGFVRPTPIQAQVWPMDLEDHDLIGIAQPGSGKMLAYLIPAILHVNSQPKRSRGGDGPIVLILTPTIQRAEQIQQEGAKFAAAYNIKVLSGLHLLKHENSGQTCGGGILIDTLSSLLVLLKSKSTNLKSVTYLVLDGADWMLSDTHESQIRNILSEIRSDCQKSFWSTGWSEEVDKRAKLFLHNSCKVQIVCPDLKVTPPVDQIVYVLTEDQKYNKLVALLYGISDGSRVVIFMDTKKGRESHDQIALQLCTAGLPAASFHENKSQAERIGITSKFQAGKIPIMIATDVAARVLDLKDVKYVINYDFPGSLDDYVYHIDRFGSAAAGGTAYTFFTTADAGCAKELTILLKKAGQYVSSELEQLGRDVTYPGTYIPRTWRWEANNKMTGYGHFSPMYLPYPNTKKHARYALEEIRKIKGLQAHFVRVVEAYEFSTLCFFVSMTYLTFEAADPATYEKKIYRAIVVKASGKKDLMLFGMVNSDGLLSKMHDIREGVEYPIYGIWREDDEDDEDDEVEEDDDEDNDE, from the exons ATGGCGAAGCGCTCCGATGACCCCAATTCTTACCGTTGTGGGACAAAAAGAAG TAGGTTGGATGCTGTTGGTGGTGGTGCTACGGGAGGCTGTCGTCGCTCGGCACGTTTAGCACAGCATTATGATGCCGATGCTGCTCAAGGCACCGCCGCCGGGGTCAATGAGTCCAGGAGGCAGCGGAGGAAAATTACTGCTCAAGGCACCGCCGCCGAGGTCAAGCAGTCCAGGAGGCAGTGGAGGAAAATTGCTGCACAAGGCGGCACGCCTGATACGCAGGACCACCACAAGATGGAGATTACTACTGATGGCACCTCTTATACGCCCGAAGACGTCGAGGAGTATCGGCTACGGAGGGGAATCCGTGTTGTAGGCTGGGATGATATTCCAAACCCCATCAGGACCTTCGATGACACTGGGTTTCCGC AAAATGTTATACAAGAATTTTCAAAAGCTGGATTTGTTAGACCTACACCAATTCAAGCTCAAGTATGGCCAATGGATTTGGAGGACCATGACCTCATTGGTATTGCTCAACCAGGATCCGGGAAGATGCTAGCGTATCTGATCCCTGCAATTCTCCATGTAAACTCCCAGCCAAAACGAT CTCGTGGTGGAGATGGCCCAATAGTATTGATTTTGACTCCCACAATTCAACGTGCTGAACAAATCCAACAGGAGGGTGCTAAATTTGCTGCAGCTTACAACATTAAAGTCTTATCGGGCTTGCACCTGCTAAAGCATGAAAATTCTGGTCAGACTTGTG GAGGTGGGATTTTAATCGACACACTTAGTAGCTTGCTTGTTTTGTTAAAGAGCAAAAGTACGAACTTGAAAAGTGTCACATACCTTGTGTTGGATGGTGCTGATTGGATGCTATCAGACACGCATGAGTCTCAAATACGAAATATATTATCTGAG ATTCGCTCAGACTGTCAAAAATCATTCTGGAGTACTGGCTGGTCAGAAGAGGTTGATAAACGGGCAAAGCTATTCCTTCACAACTCTTGCAAA GTTCAAATAGTTTGTCCAGATCTGAAAGTGACACCTCCGGTTGACCAAATTGTTTACGTCCTTACTGAAGATCAGAAATATAACAA gtTGGTCGCGCTGCTATATGGTATATCGGATGGCAGCAGAGTAGTGATATTCATGGATACAAAGAAAGGACGTGAATCACACGATCAGATCGCCCTGCAGCTTTGCACGGCCGGCCTGCCCGCAGCCTCGTTTCATGAAAACAAAAGTCAAGCTGAAAGGATCGGTATTACCTCTAAGTTTCAAGCTGGCAAGATCCCTATAATGATTGCAACAGATGTAGCTGCTCGTGTTCTAG ATCTGAAGGATGTGAAATATGTTATCAATTACGACTTTCCAGGATCCCTTGATGATTATGTTTACCACATTGACCGTTTTGGAAGTGCTGCAGCAGGAGGAACAGCATACACATTCTTTACAACTGCTGATGCTGGATGCGCAAAGGAACTTACCATCTTACTCAAGAAAGCTGGACAGTATGTTAGTTCTGAATTGGAACAACTGGGGCGTGATGTAACATATCCAG GAACCTACATACCTCGTACGTGGCGCTGGGAGGCTAACAACAAAATG ACTGGATATGGTCATTTCTCTCCTATGTATCTGCCTTACCCCAATACTAAAAAACATGCACGTTACGCCCTGGAGGAAATCAGGAAAATAAAG GGGCTCCAAGCGCATTTTGTGAGAGTGGTTGAGGCATACGAATTCTCTACCTTGTGTTTTTTTGTTAGTATGACTTATCTAACTTTTGAGGCCGCTGACCCCGCAACTTACGAAAAGAAGATTTACCGAGCAATAGTTGTTAAGGCGAGTGGCAAAAAGGATTTGATGTTGTTTGGTATGGTCAATTCTGATGGCCTTTTGTCAAAAATGCATGACATCAGAGAAGGAGTCGAATATCCAA TCTATGGTATCTGGCGAGAAGACGATGAAGacgatgaggatgatgaagtaGAGGAAGATGACGATGAAGACAATGATGAATGA
- the LOC103414398 gene encoding DEAD-box ATP-dependent RNA helicase 20-like isoform X2: MAKRSDDPNSYRCGTKRRLDAVGGGATGGCRRSARLAQHYDADAAQGTAAGVNESRRQRRKITAQGTAAEVKQSRRQWRKIAAQGGTPDTQDHHKMEITTDGTSYTPEDVEEYRLRRGIRVVGWDDIPNPIRTFDDTGFPQNVIQEFSKAGFVRPTPIQAQVWPMDLEDHDLIGIAQPGSGKMLAYLIPAILHVNSQPKRSRGGDGPIVLILTPTIQRAEQIQQEGAKFAAAYNIKVLSGLHLLKHENSGQTCGGGILIDTLSSLLVLLKSKSTNLKSVTYLVLDGADWMLSDTHESQIRNILSEIRSDCQKSFWSTGWSEEVDKRAKLFLHNSCKVQIVCPDLKVTPPVDQIVYVLTEDQKYNKLVALLYGISDGSRVVIFMDTKKGRESHDQIALQLCTAGLPAASFHENKSQAERIGITSKFQAGKIPIMIATDVAARVLDLKDVKYVINYDFPGSLDDYVYHIDRFGSAAAGGTAYTFFTTADAGCAKELTILLKKAGQYVSSELEQLGRDVTYPGTYIPRTWRWEANNKMTGYGHFSPMYLPYPNTKKHARYALEEIRKIKGLQAHFVRVVEAYEFSTLCFFVSMTYLTFEAADPATYEKKIYRAIVVKASGKKDLMLFGMVNSDGLLSKMHDIREGVEYPIYGIWREDDEDDEDDEVEEDDDEDNDE, encoded by the exons ATGGCGAAGCGCTCCGATGACCCCAATTCTTACCGTTGTGGGACAAAAAGAAG GTTGGATGCTGTTGGTGGTGGTGCTACGGGAGGCTGTCGTCGCTCGGCACGTTTAGCACAGCATTATGATGCCGATGCTGCTCAAGGCACCGCCGCCGGGGTCAATGAGTCCAGGAGGCAGCGGAGGAAAATTACTGCTCAAGGCACCGCCGCCGAGGTCAAGCAGTCCAGGAGGCAGTGGAGGAAAATTGCTGCACAAGGCGGCACGCCTGATACGCAGGACCACCACAAGATGGAGATTACTACTGATGGCACCTCTTATACGCCCGAAGACGTCGAGGAGTATCGGCTACGGAGGGGAATCCGTGTTGTAGGCTGGGATGATATTCCAAACCCCATCAGGACCTTCGATGACACTGGGTTTCCGC AAAATGTTATACAAGAATTTTCAAAAGCTGGATTTGTTAGACCTACACCAATTCAAGCTCAAGTATGGCCAATGGATTTGGAGGACCATGACCTCATTGGTATTGCTCAACCAGGATCCGGGAAGATGCTAGCGTATCTGATCCCTGCAATTCTCCATGTAAACTCCCAGCCAAAACGAT CTCGTGGTGGAGATGGCCCAATAGTATTGATTTTGACTCCCACAATTCAACGTGCTGAACAAATCCAACAGGAGGGTGCTAAATTTGCTGCAGCTTACAACATTAAAGTCTTATCGGGCTTGCACCTGCTAAAGCATGAAAATTCTGGTCAGACTTGTG GAGGTGGGATTTTAATCGACACACTTAGTAGCTTGCTTGTTTTGTTAAAGAGCAAAAGTACGAACTTGAAAAGTGTCACATACCTTGTGTTGGATGGTGCTGATTGGATGCTATCAGACACGCATGAGTCTCAAATACGAAATATATTATCTGAG ATTCGCTCAGACTGTCAAAAATCATTCTGGAGTACTGGCTGGTCAGAAGAGGTTGATAAACGGGCAAAGCTATTCCTTCACAACTCTTGCAAA GTTCAAATAGTTTGTCCAGATCTGAAAGTGACACCTCCGGTTGACCAAATTGTTTACGTCCTTACTGAAGATCAGAAATATAACAA gtTGGTCGCGCTGCTATATGGTATATCGGATGGCAGCAGAGTAGTGATATTCATGGATACAAAGAAAGGACGTGAATCACACGATCAGATCGCCCTGCAGCTTTGCACGGCCGGCCTGCCCGCAGCCTCGTTTCATGAAAACAAAAGTCAAGCTGAAAGGATCGGTATTACCTCTAAGTTTCAAGCTGGCAAGATCCCTATAATGATTGCAACAGATGTAGCTGCTCGTGTTCTAG ATCTGAAGGATGTGAAATATGTTATCAATTACGACTTTCCAGGATCCCTTGATGATTATGTTTACCACATTGACCGTTTTGGAAGTGCTGCAGCAGGAGGAACAGCATACACATTCTTTACAACTGCTGATGCTGGATGCGCAAAGGAACTTACCATCTTACTCAAGAAAGCTGGACAGTATGTTAGTTCTGAATTGGAACAACTGGGGCGTGATGTAACATATCCAG GAACCTACATACCTCGTACGTGGCGCTGGGAGGCTAACAACAAAATG ACTGGATATGGTCATTTCTCTCCTATGTATCTGCCTTACCCCAATACTAAAAAACATGCACGTTACGCCCTGGAGGAAATCAGGAAAATAAAG GGGCTCCAAGCGCATTTTGTGAGAGTGGTTGAGGCATACGAATTCTCTACCTTGTGTTTTTTTGTTAGTATGACTTATCTAACTTTTGAGGCCGCTGACCCCGCAACTTACGAAAAGAAGATTTACCGAGCAATAGTTGTTAAGGCGAGTGGCAAAAAGGATTTGATGTTGTTTGGTATGGTCAATTCTGATGGCCTTTTGTCAAAAATGCATGACATCAGAGAAGGAGTCGAATATCCAA TCTATGGTATCTGGCGAGAAGACGATGAAGacgatgaggatgatgaagtaGAGGAAGATGACGATGAAGACAATGATGAATGA